A region from the Sulfitobacter sp. D7 genome encodes:
- a CDS encoding Lrp/AsnC family transcriptional regulator yields MAGTRLDPIDRMILAELQSDGRMTNVELAKRVGISAPPCLRRVRTLEEQGYIKGYHADVDARELGFEVQVFAMVGLASQAEADLSAFEEKCRGWPLVRECHMLNGEVDFILKCVAPDLSSFQSFLTGQLLTTPNVESVKTSLVIRGAKDDPGVPFDVLEARLSTAP; encoded by the coding sequence ATGGCGGGTACACGACTAGATCCGATCGACCGGATGATCTTGGCCGAATTGCAATCGGATGGCCGGATGACGAATGTCGAACTGGCCAAGCGCGTGGGCATCTCTGCGCCGCCCTGTTTGCGCCGGGTCCGCACCTTGGAAGAACAAGGCTACATCAAAGGCTATCACGCCGATGTTGATGCGCGCGAACTGGGCTTTGAGGTGCAGGTTTTCGCCATGGTCGGACTTGCCAGTCAGGCCGAGGCCGATCTGAGCGCTTTTGAAGAGAAATGTCGCGGTTGGCCGTTGGTGCGCGAGTGCCATATGCTCAACGGTGAGGTTGATTTCATCCTGAAATGCGTGGCGCCGGACCTGTCGAGTTTTCAAAGCTTCCTCACGGGGCAATTGCTGACGACGCCGAATGTGGAAAGCGTAAAGACGAGCCTTGTGATCCGTGGGGCCAAGGATGATCCCGGCGTGCCCTTCGACGTGCTGGAAGCGCGGCTGTCGACCGCGCCCTGA
- the trxB gene encoding thioredoxin-disulfide reductase has protein sequence MAETRKTKVLIIGSGPAGYTAGVYASRAMLEPILVQGIEPGGQLTTTTEVENWPGDSEVQGPDLMIRMQDHAKAMGTEIIGDIITDLDLSSRPFHAKGDSGTTYVADAVILATGARAKWLGLESEEKFKGFGVSACATCDGFFYRGQEIVVIGGGNTAVEEALFLTNFASKVTLIHRRDELRAEKILIDRLMKNPKIEPLWFHELEEVYGTDSPLGVEGVKVKHVKTGEITDIPAKGVFVAIGHAPSNELVKDTLETHMGGYVVTKPDSTETSIPGVFAAGDLTDHKYRQAVTSAGMGCMAALEAERFLAEVGDVEGKDTSLPLGYGAEVKEDV, from the coding sequence ATGGCCGAGACACGTAAAACCAAGGTACTGATCATCGGCTCCGGCCCTGCGGGCTACACCGCCGGGGTCTACGCGAGCCGCGCCATGCTGGAGCCGATCCTCGTTCAAGGGATTGAGCCCGGCGGCCAGCTGACCACCACCACCGAGGTCGAGAACTGGCCCGGCGACAGCGAGGTGCAAGGCCCCGACCTGATGATCCGCATGCAGGACCACGCCAAGGCGATGGGCACCGAGATCATCGGCGACATCATCACCGATCTTGACCTCTCAAGCCGCCCGTTCCACGCCAAAGGCGACAGCGGCACGACCTATGTCGCCGACGCTGTGATCCTTGCCACCGGTGCGCGGGCCAAATGGCTGGGGCTGGAGAGCGAGGAAAAGTTCAAAGGGTTCGGCGTCTCGGCCTGCGCCACTTGTGACGGCTTTTTCTACCGGGGCCAAGAGATTGTGGTGATCGGCGGCGGCAACACCGCCGTGGAAGAGGCGCTGTTTCTGACCAACTTCGCCTCCAAGGTCACGTTGATCCACCGCCGTGATGAGCTGCGCGCTGAGAAAATCCTGATCGACCGGCTGATGAAGAACCCCAAGATCGAGCCGCTGTGGTTCCACGAGCTTGAGGAAGTCTATGGCACCGACAGCCCGCTGGGCGTCGAAGGTGTGAAGGTTAAACACGTTAAGACCGGCGAAATCACTGATATCCCGGCCAAAGGTGTCTTTGTGGCCATCGGTCACGCGCCCTCGAATGAGTTGGTTAAGGACACGTTGGAAACCCACATGGGCGGCTATGTCGTGACCAAACCGGACAGCACCGAAACCTCTATTCCCGGCGTCTTTGCCGCGGGCGATCTGACGGACCACAAGTATCGCCAAGCGGTGACAAGCGCTGGCATGGGCTGCATGGCCGCGCTGGAAGCTGAGCGTTTTCTGGCCGAAGTGGGCGATGTTGAGGGCAAAGACACCTCCCTTCCGCTTGGCTATGGGGCCGAAGTGAAGGAAGACGTTTAA